A region of the Gemmatimonadaceae bacterium genome:
TACGTCTGGCAACGGCGTAGCTCATCACGCCGTAAATGCCCACGCCTGCGAGCAGCAGCGCGACACCTGCAAAGACGGCGAGAAGCACGAGCGTGAAACGCGGGCGTGCGTTCGCCATCTGCACGACTGCGTCCATCGTCCTGACTTCCGATACGGGAAGGTTGCGGTCGAACGACCAGACCGTATTTCGAATCTCAGGCACAAGCGGCGCCGCGTCACACGCGAGTGGCGCTCCGCACCGCGCGCGCACGACTAGCGTCATGTACCCGACGTGCGGTGCCATGTTTGTTAGAAAATTCTCCTCTTGCAGCCATGGCACGAAGATCTCCCCCTCCGGCGGCGCCGCCCAATCGGAGCGCACCATGTTCTTGACGATCCCGACCACCGTGAACCACGTCGAGTTCGCGCTGGGTCGGTCGAGCGTGATGCGCTTGCCAATCGGGTCGTCACCGGGCCAGAGGCGGCGCGCCATGAAATCGTTGATGATTACGACGGCTGGCATGCCAAGGCGATCGGTCGCGGCCACGTCGCGTCCGCGCAGAATTGGAACGCCCATCGTCGCGAAGTATCCTGGCAGCACGACTCGATAGGTGGCAGTCGGTGCGTCGCCCGGCTTCGGAACGCTTCGCCCCTCGACGAAGTATGGCATCCCCCAATTGTCACCGATGATCGGCACGTGATTGATCGCGCTCGCGTTGTCGACGCCCGGTAGCGATCGAACGCGCGCGAGCAACTGTTCGATGAAGGGCACACGACGTCCGGGCGATGCCTCGGCGGATCCAGTGAACGACACTACCATCGTGACGACGCCACGCGGATCGAACCCGGGATCAATGTTGTGGAGCGCAATGAAGCTGCGAATTGCCAGGCCCGCGCCGGTGAGGAGAATGAGGGCAAGCGCAAACTCCGACGCTACCAACAGATCGCGCAGACGGTGTTGTCGCTTCCCCGTCCCAGCTCGCCCACCTTCGCGCAGCGAATCGGTGAGTTGCGCGCGCGACGAGCGCAGTGCCGGAGCCATGCCGAAGAGGAGACCCGTGGCGAGCGACACGCCGAGGGTGAACACGACCACGCGCGCATTGAGGCCGATTTCGCCGGCGCGCGGCAGGCCGGCGCCACCTAACGCAACGAGTGCGTGAACGCCATAGGAAGCGAGCACGAGGCCGATGACTCCGCCGATACCGCCAAGCAGCAAGCTCTCGGTAAGCAATTGCCTGACGAGTCGGGTACGACCCGCGCCCAGCGCCGCGCGCACCGTAATTTCCCGCTCGCGCGCAGCGCCGCGAGCAAGCAGCATGTGCGCGACGTTCGCACACGAAAGCAGGAGGACAAATCCGACTGCGCCGAGAAGCACCAACAACGCGGGCCGGACGTCGCCGACGACGAGATCGCGCAACGGATAGACGTGGACATCGCGATTGGTCCCCGGATATGTCCGCTCGAGTCCGGCGGTGACCTTCGCGATTTCGGCGCGCGCAACCGCGAGCGAAACGCCCGTTCGGAGCTTGGCGAGCACGCGAAGCGAACTGCCTTCTCGGCTCGCCGATTGCGTGCCTAACGCGAGCGGCGCCCAGAGATGGACGTCGTGCGCCCAGAACATCGGAAAGTCGAAGCCGGGCGGCATCACACCAACCACCGTGTAGGCGTTGGCGTCGAGTGTGATCGTCCGGCCGAGGATGCTCCGATCGGCGCCGAAGCGCCGTTGCCAGAAGCCCCAGGACAGGACGGCCTCGTGTTCACGTCCCGGCTCGTCCTCGCCCGCGACGAAGAGCCGGCCAAGCGCGGGTTGTATGCCGGCGAGCTGCAGGGCGTCCGTCGTGAGACGGAGCGCCTGGACCTTCTCGGGATTGCCGCCGCCTGTCACGTTAGGTGTCCAGTACTCGGCGGCGCCGACACGCTCGAACGCGGTGCTCTGCCTCCGCCAGTCGAGAAAGTTCGCGGGGGCGACGGGATTGCTGCGATGGTGCAGGATCGCAACGAGCCGGTCCGGATCGCCTAACGGGAGCGGCCGAAGGAGCACGGCATCGACGACGCTGAAGATCGCGGTCGTCCCGCCAATTCCCAAGGCGAGCGCGACCAAGGCGGTGCTGGTGAAGGCGCGGGCGCGCATCAACGAACGCCAGCCAAAGCGCACGTCGCGCAGTATGGTCGATTCGATCATGCCACTGGGACACAAGCTGCGGACAAAGGGTTGGGCACGAGCGCCGGACTACCCCTCCCCGCGGGCTGATCGGAATGGGGGCTAGGGACATAGGGGCTAGCGGAAAGCGCGCACCGCGCACTATGCCCTAGCCCCTAGTCTCTAGCCCCTAATCTCTAGCCCCTAATCTCTAGCCCTAACCCCTCTTCATTCACCTGTCAGTCGCGGTCTTTGCGCTCCGGCCCGCGTCGAGATCATTCCAGTTGAGAATCGCGTTGAAGCCCATGGCGAACGTGCCCTGTGTCTGCCACCGCCAGAAGGGTCGAATCGCGAACATCACGACGTGGCCCTGACCGATCGACTCATCGACGAGTTGCGCGCGGTCGCTGAGTGTCGAGCCCCCCTCGAGGGTGCCGGACAGGAGCATGTCCTCGGCATTGGCCGGGAACTGGATAACGACACGCGTCTTGCTCGACGGATCAGCCGTTAGGCCAGCCACCGGACGCGCCGTCGTCGGACCGCCGAAGCCTCCGCCTCCTCCACTGCCGCGGCCAGCGCGGCCAGTCGCGGGGCCGGAATCGATCGCCGACGCGGGCAACACGCCGTATGCCTGGCCGGAGTGATCCGGATCCCACGCCGAGAGTTTGAGCTGCGTCGCCATCGGTGTGGTGTTCTGTCCCTGCGGACGCGCGGCACTGCGGCCGCCGGGCGCCGCGTTAGGCGCTGCCGAAGCGGCGGCCACCTCGACTGGCGGCGGAGCACCGGCGCCCGCATTCAGGACGGGACCCGAGTTGAAGTACACCGGGACTTCGCCATGATCGTAGCCGTACACGAGCGGGCTGTGGCGGTCGCTGATGATGCCACGAAGGATCGTCCCACGCGCGAAGAGCGTCGGTGGATTTTCGACCGTGACGCCAGGCACGAGCTTCATCTCGGGCAGGATCGCTGCCGTGCTGCCTTCGGTGATCAGCGTGCCGCCCTGTTGCACGAACTCGTACAACGCCTTGTAGCCTTCCGGTCCAACGCCGCCACGAATGTCGTCGGTCGAGTCGGGGTAGCCTAACGCCTGGAATTCCGCCGTGCGCTTGTAGGGGATCGGCACGTTAGGCGCCGGGCGACCGGAGTCAGCGGCGGCGCCGCCGCGACCACCGCCGAATGCCTGGCCAGGCAGCGGCCCGCCGATCGGCGTTCCACCATGCGGCCAGATGATGACGTCGTATTTGGCGCGGAGATTTCCTTCCTTGAGCTTCGGCTCGCCAAAATAGGCGTAGGGCACGCCGTAGTGATCGAGCGCGGCGCGGACCCAACCTTCGTCCTGCGTGCGCGTCCAGCTATGGACGTAGCCGATGCGCGGGATGTCGAGGTCGTGCGACTTCACCGCAGGGGCGGACGCCATCGCGTAGCCGGAGAGGCCGAGCTGCTCGAGCACCGGCTCGAGCTGCGCCCGATTCGCGTCGGCGATGACGAACGCGCCCGGCACGAAGTGATGCCCGTTCGCGTCGAACTCCTCCTCGGCCGCCTGCATTTTTACATTGGCAAGCTTGAAACGGAACGTGACGAGGTTGTTGTCGCTCGTGTTGTCGACGACGACGACGCTGCCCGTGCCGGTGATTCCGCCGGGTGCGGTGACATCGCCCGTCACCTTCTTCATCGGTTCGGCGAGCAAACTCTTATCGGTGACATCGAAGACCGTGAGGTTCCGCATCAGCGGGAACGTCCAGCCGGTGTCGTCATACGGCGCCGGGTTCGCCGGCGAGAAGTTCTGCAGCGCGAAGTACATGTCGGCGATCGTGCGATAGGGCTGATCGCCGCGAATAATGTAGTCACCCGGCTGAACATGGACCTTGCCGGCCGTGAAGGCGCTCGTCGCAACGTCGAACTCGAGGCCCTGGCGGCGCAAGTCGTTTACAGCCTCCGCCGCGTTCTCCTTTGCATGCTGATTCGCGGGGATGACCCAGCCGAACAGCGGGCCATCCTTGCCCTTCGCGACGGCACGCTTGTTCTTGATCCAGTAATTGTCGAGGTACATCGCCTTGTTCTTCGCGACATAATTGAGCGCGAAGAGAATCGCCGACTCCTGAATGTTCGTGTTGTTGCGTGCGCCCCACTTGATGTATGGAAGGGGCGGATTCGGCCGGAACCATTCTCGGCTCGTCGTCGTTGCGGGCGGGCGGACCTCGTAGTTGTCCGGCCCATAGCTCTGCACCTCGTAGAAGCGACCGACGGCGTTGTGGGTGTGGGCGATGAAGAACAAGTAGTTAGGCACCCACCCGTCGTAGAACCCGTACGTCCACACGCCAGGGACGCCACGCTTCGTCATCTCGTCGATGTCGTTCTTCGCGAGCATCCACCACTCGTCGATCGTGATCGGATCGATCTGCTCGTTGTACGGGCCGGTGCCTGTCGATGCATAGAGATAGGTCACGGCTTCGTGCAGGTCGTGGAGGATCGTCGGCGTCCAGTCGAGCGTGACCTTTGTGATGTTCTTGGTGAGGTCGAGATACTGACCCATTCCGTCGCGGTTGTTGTCGTGCTGTACGTACTTGCCCCAGTACATCAGCGGCAATGTGCCGACGGTCTGGCGGTATTTCTTGTTCCAGTAATACGTGTCGACCGCTTTCTCGCGCCCGTCGACTTCGACAACCGGAGTAATGAGGGTGATCACGTTGTTACGAATATTCTGAATCAGCGGCGTCTCTTCGACGACGAGCCGGTACGCGAGCTCCATCAGCATCTCCGGACCACCGAACTCCGGCGAGTGAATGCCGCTCGTGATGTAGTAGACCGGCTTGGCGGTGTGCAGAATGCGCTGAGCCTCCGCCTCGGTCGTCTTGCGAGGGTCGGTGAGGGCTTTGAGCATGCCCTTGTAGCGATCGAGCTGCTTGATGGTCTGCTCGTCGGCGATGGCGAGGAGCACCATGTCGCGGCCTTCCTCGGTCTTGCCGATCGTCCAGAACTTCGCGCGCGGCGATGCCTTGGCGATCGCCTCCATGTATCGATGGATGTCCCGGGCGTGGGTCAGCTCGCCTGGCGTCCCCACGATTTTGCCGAGGAACTTGAGCGGCGTCGGGACGGTGTTCGAGGCTGGGAGGTGGTCGACCAGTTCCGTCGTGATCCGAGGATCCTGGAGATACTCGTGGATTTTCGCGGTGTAGGCCGAATCCATCCGCTGGGGCGCGGCCTTGGTTGCCGTCTGGGCGCCGGCGAAGGAGGGAATGGCGAACGCGAGGAGGGGGAGAAGAAGGCCGATCCGAATCATCCTGCGAGACATGTCAGTTGTCCTTTCCGACAGTTGTGGGGTGGTCGGGAGAGTGGAGCACGTGGGCAGTACGCGCCAGGGTGGACTTTCGCTGATGTCACCATCGCCGGCGCGCATTCGAGCAGATGGCCGCCTGTTGTTGACCCATTGCCGGGGGTGACCCATTGCCGCCGATTCGTGCGTTGAGAAGAATTGTGGACATGACCGATCGCACCGCAACCGACCATCGCGAGATACTCCAGGCGCTACCCACGCGCGGGCTCGCCGACCTCCTCGGAATCGAAATCGTCGAGCTCACGCCGCAGCGCGTCGTCGCGACGATGCCCGTGGACGAGCGCACACGCCAGCCGTTCGGAATTCTCCACGGCGGCGCCTCTGTAGCACTGGCCGAGACCGTTGCGTCGTTAGGCGCGGCGATGAACGTCGACCTCGAGCGGCAGAGCGCCGTTGGGCTCGAGATCAACGCGAATCACATCCGGGCCAAGCGGGAGGGGCTCGTGCGAGCGACGGCGACGCCGTTTCACGTTGGGCGATCCACACAGGTGTGGGACGTCCGGATCGTGGACGAGCAGGACAAACCCGTCTGCATATCGCGCTGCACGCTCGCCGTTGTCCCACGCTGACCGCGTGTCCCGATTTCGTCTCCCTCCGCGTATTAGCTGACAGCGGAGCGAGGGACAACTCGGCGCCGTGGATCGGGGGGCGGTTGGCTCGGGAAAGCGTTATGATCCGTGCCCCCGACAGCCGGCCGAATCCCCGCTCCACGCGTCGCGCCTTTGCGCTTCGACACTGCAGTCCTCTTTGCACCACTGGAGGTAGGCTTATGGGTGTTGGAATCCAGATACTCAGCGGCGGCGAGGTCGTTTTGCCTGACGACGTCATCGAACGGCTGCGAACATCTCTTCACGGGCGGCTGATCACGCGCGACGTTCCTGATTTTGACGATGCGCGGACGATCTGGAATGCGATGGTCGATCGCCGGCCCGCGCTCATCGCGCAGTGCGCCGACGCGAACGACGTCGTCCAGGCGGTGCGCTTCGCGCGCGAGCACTCGCTCCTCACGTCAGTCCGCGGGGGCGGGCACAACATTGCCGGCAATGCAGTGGCCGACGATGGCTTCATGATCGATCTCTCGCCAATGCGGTCGGTGATCGTCGATCCCACGACGCGCACGGCTCGCGTCGGCGGCGGCGCCACGTTAGGCGCGATCGACAAGGCGACACTGGAGCACGGTCTCGCAACGCCGCTGGGCGTCAACTCGACCACGGGCGTCGCAGGCCTGACCCTCGGCGGCGGCTTCGGCTGGCTGAGTCGACGGCTTGGCTTGTCGAGTGATAACCTACGGGGAGCAGAGGTCATCACCGCCGATGGCGAGACCGTTCGCGCGAGTGCTACCGAGAACGCAGACCTCTTTTGGGGGCTTCGGGGCGGCGGCGGCAACTTCGGCATCGTGACGTCGTTCGAGTTCGCGTTGCACTCGGTCGGCCCAACGGTTCTTGCCGGCCTGATCGTGCATCCGCTCGAGGACGCGAAGGACGTGATGCGCTTCTATCGGTCGTTCGCGCCAGAAACGCCCGATGAATTGGCACTGTGGCTGGTCATGCGAAAGGCGCCTCCCCTTCCCTTTCTGCCTGCGGAATGGCATGGGAGAGACGTCCTCGTACTTGCGGCGTGCTATTCGGGAGATCTCGCCGATGGTGAGCGCATTCTCAAGCCGCTGCGCCAGTTCGGGCATCCGATCGCCGATGTCATCGGTCCGCAGCCCTTCGCGGCGTGGCAGCGGATCCTCGATCCACTTCTTACACCAGGGATGCGCAACTACTGGAAATCCCACGACTTCCTAAATCTCGACGACGGCTTGATCGAGGTGCTGACGGATTTCGCGCGGCGCATCCCCGATCCGAATAGCGAGATCCTCTTCGCGCAGCTTGGCGGCGCGATCAACCGCCTAACGAACGCCGACTCGGCGTACGCGCGGCGCGACGCGCAGTATCTCATGAACGTCCACGGACGCTGGGCCGATCGGTCGAGTGACGAGACGGGCATTGGTTGGGCACGAGCGCTCTTCAACGCCGCGGCCCCGTATTCGACTGGAAGCGTGTACGTGAACTTCCTCTCGGGCGACGACGAGAACCGAGTTCGCGCAGCATATGGCGCGAACTACGAGCGGCTGGTCGAGCTCAAGAAGCAATACGATCCGACGAACCTGTTCCGAGTCAATCAGAACATTCGTCCGGCGACGTTCTCGCTGCCGACGGCCGTGACGATGGAGCAGAGGCCGGCGACGTAGTGGCTGGTGGTTGGTGATTGGTCGTTGGTGAATCGGACTAGCCGGCGAGCTTGCTCGCCGGCATTCTTATGGACCACATCAGCAGCAGCCAACCACCAACCAACGATCACAATGCAGCGTCGCGAGTTATTGAAGGTCATCGGCGCGGCCGCCGCGCTGCCGTTCATCCCCTCGCCCGCCAGCGCCGCGGTTCGAATCGCCGAGTCGGTGCACAGACGCCTCGGTCCCGAACGTCCCGCACCGAACGCTGCGTTAAGAGTTCTCTCATCCGAACAGAACGAGCTCGTGACGACGATCGCCGAGATGATTCTCCCGGAGACCGACACGCCGGGTGCAACGACGGCCCGCGTCAACGAGTTCGTGGACCTCTTGCTCGCGGAATGGTCGAGCGATGCCGAGCGCGCGAAGTTCCTGGCGGGGCTGGACGCCATCGATCATGAAGCACGCGCATCCTATCGCCGTCGTTTCGTGGAGCTCGGGCCGCCGGAACGCACGTTGACGCTCGCCGCGCTCGACGGCGCGCGCGAGAGCAACGAGGGCGCTGGGTACGCCTTCGGCCACCTCAAGCGCTTAACGGTGTACGGCTACTTCACGTCGGAAATCGTGCAGAAGAACGTGTTGAAGACCGATATCTGGCCCGGCCGTTACGACGCATGCGCCAGCGTCGTGCTGCAAGGCACCAGCGGACCACGGGGAGACCGACAATGAGACGAGCGACGCAATACGACGCGATCGTCGTCGGCTCGGGAATGACTGGTGGCTGGGCCGCGAAAGAGCTGTGTGAGCATGGACTCAACACGCTCGTGCTCGAGGCGGGACGGCCGATCGATCCGAACAAGGATTACGTCGAGCACGTACCGGAGTATCAGGTCCATTTCCGCGGCTATGGAGACCGAAAGGCGCTCGAGCGCGATCAGCCGATGCAGAAGGACTGCTATGCGTGCGACGAATGGAGCGGCAAGTTCTTCGTGAACGATCGCGAGAATCCATACACGTTCCCCGACGACAAGCCGTTCCGCTGGATCCGCGGCCGACAGGTCGGCGGCCGCTCGATCATGTGGGGTCGCCAGGTGTACCGGTGGAGCGACCTCGATTTCGAGGCGAATGCGAAGGAAGCCATCGGCATCGAGTGGCCGATTCGTTATGCCGACATCGCGCCGTGGTACGATCACGTCGAGCGGTTCATCGGCGTCAGCGGCCAGGCCGAGGGACTGCCGCAGCTCCCCGATGGGCAATTTCTGCCGCCGATGGCGATGAGCTGCGTCGAGCAGAGGGCGCGTGAGAACATACTAAAGGCGTTCGGTGGCGAGCGCGTGATGACGATCGGGCGCGCCGCGATTTTGACTCAAAATCACAATGGCCGCGCCGCGTGTCATTATTGCGGGCACTGTGAGCGGGGATGTATCACGCTGTCTTACTTCAGCAGCATCAACGCCACGCTGCCCGCCGCGCAGAAAACGGGAAAGCTCACGCTGCGGCCGTTCAGCGTCGTCGAAAGCGTATTATACGATCCGAAGGGCGACCGCGCTCGCGGCGTTCGGGTCATCGACGCGAACACGAACGAGTCGCTCGAGTTCGAAGGACGCGTGGTGTTCTTATGCGCTTCGGCGATCGAATCGGCACGGCTGCTGCTGAACTCGAAGTCGGATCGGTTCCCGAACGGGATGGCGAACGACAGCGATCAGGTCGGCCGCAATGTCATGGATCATCCCTTCTTCGCCGGCGCGCACGGAGAGATGCCCGGTTTCCTCGACAAGACGACTTTCGGGAACCGGCCTAACGGGATTTATGTCGCGCGGTTTCGCAATGTGAAAACGAAACATCCAGACTTTGTTCGTGGCTACGGCTTTCAGGGCGGCGCGGGACGTTCGGGCTGGGATCGCGGCGAATGGACTCCCGGCTTCGGCGCGGATTTCAAGCGCTCGCTCATCTCGGATCTCGGTCCCTGGGGATTGGGAATCAACGCCTGGGGTGAGATGTTGCCGAATCCGGAGAATCGGGTGACGCTCGATTCCCAGGTGAAGGACAAGTGGGGGATTCCCGCCGCGCACATCGTCTGCTCGCTTGGCGAGAACGAGCTGGCGATGCACCGCGACATGCAGATCACCGCCGCCGAGCTACTCGCCGCAGCGGGAGCGAAGGATATTCAGACCTACACGTCGCCGATCCTGCCTGGCTTATGCATCCACGAGATGGGCACGGCGCGCATGGGACACGATCCGAAGACGTCGGTGCTGAATGCGCACAATCAGGCCCACAGCGTTAAGAACTTGTTCATCACTGACGGCGCCTGCATGGCGTCATCTGCGAATCAGAATCCGTCGATCACATACATGGCGTTGACGGCACGGGCGGCGAGTTACGCCGTCGAGCGGCTGAAGAAACGAGAGATCTGACAACCCCTCCGGAATTGTCGGAGTCGTATTAACGATCCGTGCCGCTCGGCAGATGCTCGATCGGTTCGCCGATGATCCGGGTCAGCTCATCTCGCTCGTCGTCGGTGAAGTGGTACACGCGCCGTGCAACCGCGAAGGCACGATCGAACGCCGCGCGATAGCGAATCGCCCGTCGGCGCTGCCGAAAAGCCGTCGCCCAGCCCACAACGCCGAGCACGGCAACGGTGACCAATCCAAAAGCGCACCAACCCATGTCTGTTCATGTCTCCAACGACAACTCGGGGCAGGAGAATGCCAAGAAACCGACCGGCCGACGCACAGTGCGAGCGTCCGCGGGTCTCGTGCAGTGACTCTCGCCACAAGTGTCGGTCGCTACTGTAACTGTTGTGAGCTATCGCTGGGCGGATCGTTGATCGTCAGGCCCTGCGGCAAGACGGGAAGATCCGGCAACGCCGACGTCGGCGGAACGAGTCGATCGGCGACGCGCGTCTCATCAACCGCCGACGGCCGAGCGACGCGCTTCACGGGTACTGGCGGCCAGCGCTTCTTACCCATTTCCGCAAATGCTTCGGCGGCGGCGCCCGGCGTCGGCTCTCCAACTGCCTGACGAGCGATCCAGCCGAATAACACGCCCACACCCGCAACTAAATAGTATAGAACATCCAGCGGGACACTCACGGCGGCAAATCCAAAGCCGCGCTCTCGGGCAAAGAACGCGAGCTGCGCGGCGTTGTTCACAAGCACCAGGCCGAGGCAAGAGAGCGCCGCAAGGGACAACCAAAGACTGTGTCCCGACCACGCCAGAATTCCGCAGATGGCGCCGATCCAACTGACGACGATGTTCACGTTCTTCGCGGCGCGCTTCCCATGTGGTCCACGACGATCACGAGTCAACTGACGCTGTACGAGCCGCATCCATGGAATCGTTCGATCAAAGATCTCGGTCGCGATCATCCGTCGTACGGTCCATTCTCTGAGATGTGCGGCGCGGATGTCGGTGTGCACGACGATGCGTTCACCCAAAGCGCGAATACGCTGGCCGAGCTCGAGATCCTCGATCTGGCGCCGTGAGAAATGCCACTCGTCATACCCGCCAGCTCGCTCGAACACGGAGCTGCGTATGATCCCGCAGGCCGACGAAAAAGTGAATGCGTTCTCCGCGTCTCGTCGATGGTAGTATCGCTGCACCAGGCTGCGGTACTCCGAAAGGATTCCCGTCGCCATCGGCGAGGCATCGCACGATCCGAAGACGGCGCCGACGCCCGGATGCTCCGTCAGGACCTTCGCGCCGTTGCGCAGCGTATCCGTCTCCACCATGACGTCGGCATTGATGAAGGCGATGCACTCTCCAAGCGTCAACTCGAAACCGCGATTTCGCGCGTAGCCCGGGCCGCGGGCCTCGGGTCGCAGCCTCAGGAGTTTATCCGCGTACTGCGCCGCGACCGTGGCAGTCTCGTCCGTACTCGCGTCATCGACAACGACGAGCTCCCAGGATTGACGCGGCAGATTGCTCAGTGCAAGTGCCTGCAACGCCAACGGAAATCTGGATCCACCGTTATGGACTGGCATAACAACGGAGAGATACGGATATGGCGACGACAGCTCGGCGCCGCAGGTCGGCGCGTTGATGACACGGCCGCCAGCGTCCGTCCAAGCCCGCCAGTTCCGACAGAGGCTCGCGGCCCATTCGTGTCGCTCGACCTCGCGATCCGCGAGAAACAGAACGATTTCTCGGCGGCTTCTCTCTAACCCGACGCGTCGGAGGAGCTCGCTCTCCGGCGTGCCCGAGTCAACGCCAACCCAGGTAATGATTGTGGCGCTTGCGAACTCTTGAGCGAGTGACGCGAGCTCGCCGCGCGCACTCGCGCGCACGACAATCACCTCCGCCTGGGCGTCCGCCCAACAGGACAAGAAGCGATCGAGGCAACGACGCAAGTGCATCGGATCGCCGCTCGATGTGAGTACGATGCCGATCCCTGGCAGCGGCCGCGCGTCTTTTGGAAGCATTGTGGGCCACATCGGCGGACCGAGCGCAGTCATGGCCACGGACCGAGTGCAAAGCCGGGACCGCTGGTCCTGCAGCGCGGCAAGTGCCGGTTGTGGCCGCTTCACGACTGGCGTACGGCGATGGCAGTTCGAGAGGCGATAGCAACGAAGGATTTTTCCCCTTAGCGTCTGGTCTTCCAAGCGCACTTGTTAGGCGTAATCATCGGCGTTGGACTAGGCATATCCTGCTTTCTTGCTTCACGCCGACTCTTGGCGCGCTTCTGGCACACGGCGTACCCAAAAATCGATCGGAATAACCCCTCGATGTGGAGGCGTTGCGCATGAAGACTCTCGATGCATCCGAAACCGCATCCGAAACCGGAGCGGCAGCCCTGGAGCATCCATGTGCACGCGCGCGACTCGTCGCGGCAACAGCCGCGGAGTACGCAGTCGAAGTTGACCGAGATGCGCGATTTCCATTCGAGACATTCGCCGCGGCGCGCCAGCATCGCCTCTTGAGCATGTTGGTGCCGGTGGAGCTGGGCGGCGACGGCGCGTCGGTCGCCGATGTCGTCGACATCTGCTACATGCTCGGTGCGTCCTGTAGCTCCTCGGCGATGATTTTCGCAATGCATCAGATCCAGGTCGTCATCCTCTTGCGTCACGCCCGCGAGAGTGCCTGGCACCAGCAGCTGCTGCGCCGGCTCTGTGATGAGCAGTTGCTCTTCGCATCGTCGACGACGGAGAATCAGATGGGAGGCGCCGTGCGCTCGAGCGCCTGCGCCGTCGAGCGGCAAGGGTCCCGCTTTTCATTAATAAAGAACGCAACCGTCATGTCCTACGGCGCTGAAGCAGACGGGGTGCTCGTCACCGCTCGGCGCGCACCGGACGCGCAGTCCTCCGATCAGGTGCTCGTGGCCTTGCTCAAGGGCGACTACGAGCTGGAGAAGATCAAGGAGTGGGACACGATGGGGATGCGCGGGACCTGCAGCACAGGCTTTACGCTGCGGGGTCGCGCCGACGTCGAGCAGATCGTGCCGGAATCCTATGAGAGAATCCATCCCCAGAGCATGGTGCCCATCGCGCACCTCACATGGAGTGGGGTGTGGGCTGGTACCGCCGCGGGTGCGGTGGCGCATGCAAGACGGTTCGTGCGAAAAGG
Encoded here:
- a CDS encoding GMC family oxidoreductase, encoding MRRATQYDAIVVGSGMTGGWAAKELCEHGLNTLVLEAGRPIDPNKDYVEHVPEYQVHFRGYGDRKALERDQPMQKDCYACDEWSGKFFVNDRENPYTFPDDKPFRWIRGRQVGGRSIMWGRQVYRWSDLDFEANAKEAIGIEWPIRYADIAPWYDHVERFIGVSGQAEGLPQLPDGQFLPPMAMSCVEQRARENILKAFGGERVMTIGRAAILTQNHNGRAACHYCGHCERGCITLSYFSSINATLPAAQKTGKLTLRPFSVVESVLYDPKGDRARGVRVIDANTNESLEFEGRVVFLCASAIESARLLLNSKSDRFPNGMANDSDQVGRNVMDHPFFAGAHGEMPGFLDKTTFGNRPNGIYVARFRNVKTKHPDFVRGYGFQGGAGRSGWDRGEWTPGFGADFKRSLISDLGPWGLGINAWGEMLPNPENRVTLDSQVKDKWGIPAAHIVCSLGENELAMHRDMQITAAELLAAAGAKDIQTYTSPILPGLCIHEMGTARMGHDPKTSVLNAHNQAHSVKNLFITDGACMASSANQNPSITYMALTARAASYAVERLKKREI
- a CDS encoding glycosyltransferase family A protein, giving the protein MLPKDARPLPGIGIVLTSSGDPMHLRRCLDRFLSCWADAQAEVIVVRASARGELASLAQEFASATIITWVGVDSGTPESELLRRVGLERSRREIVLFLADREVERHEWAASLCRNWRAWTDAGGRVINAPTCGAELSSPYPYLSVVMPVHNGGSRFPLALQALALSNLPRQSWELVVVDDASTDETATVAAQYADKLLRLRPEARGPGYARNRGFELTLGECIAFINADVMVETDTLRNGAKVLTEHPGVGAVFGSCDASPMATGILSEYRSLVQRYYHRRDAENAFTFSSACGIIRSSVFERAGGYDEWHFSRRQIEDLELGQRIRALGERIVVHTDIRAAHLREWTVRRMIATEIFDRTIPWMRLVQRQLTRDRRGPHGKRAAKNVNIVVSWIGAICGILAWSGHSLWLSLAALSCLGLVLVNNAAQLAFFARERGFGFAAVSVPLDVLYYLVAGVGVLFGWIARQAVGEPTPGAAAEAFAEMGKKRWPPVPVKRVARPSAVDETRVADRLVPPTSALPDLPVLPQGLTINDPPSDSSQQLQ
- a CDS encoding gluconate 2-dehydrogenase subunit 3 family protein; the encoded protein is MQRRELLKVIGAAAALPFIPSPASAAVRIAESVHRRLGPERPAPNAALRVLSSEQNELVTTIAEMILPETDTPGATTARVNEFVDLLLAEWSSDAERAKFLAGLDAIDHEARASYRRRFVELGPPERTLTLAALDGARESNEGAGYAFGHLKRLTVYGYFTSEIVQKNVLKTDIWPGRYDACASVVLQGTSGPRGDRQ
- a CDS encoding acyl-CoA dehydrogenase family protein encodes the protein MKTLDASETASETGAAALEHPCARARLVAATAAEYAVEVDRDARFPFETFAAARQHRLLSMLVPVELGGDGASVADVVDICYMLGASCSSSAMIFAMHQIQVVILLRHARESAWHQQLLRRLCDEQLLFASSTTENQMGGAVRSSACAVERQGSRFSLIKNATVMSYGAEADGVLVTARRAPDAQSSDQVLVALLKGDYELEKIKEWDTMGMRGTCSTGFTLRGRADVEQIVPESYERIHPQSMVPIAHLTWSGVWAGTAAGAVAHARRFVRKGAAQGGNGQAAPGASHLTRAMMSLRALRGTIASAVTSYESAAREPERLEAMDFQTGMNLLKVNSSEMSIGTVLSALQACGLSGYRNDGEFSVARQLRDVLSSSIMINNERILASAAGSLLLFDVPARVRD